TCGCCTGCTTCACAATACCAGGGTGTAAACTCCCCTCGCAGTTCCCATGCGAGAGCGGCGCAAGACACTTCAGCGTCGACCGTTCCATATCAACGGATTTATTCCACCCCTGTCCAAAAAGCGCCTCGTGCACAGTCCTCTGTATACATCCGTAGCATATAACATGCCCAGCCACCGAACACGTCGATATCTGCTCAAACGTCACATCCGCCAGACAGCACTCACATTCATACAGCGCATCCGCAGCCTTCGCCTCACTCTCGTTCAACTCCTCCGCTAACTGGTAGTCCCTCCCCTCCTGCTCTTCCTGTTTCTGCCGCAACAACGGCGCCAGTAACGCCTCGTGCAGTTCCCGATCTAACTCCGCACAACCCGTCTCTTTCAACTTGGGAACAGCCTCCCCATCCGCCCGCCGCTGCCACATCAGTAACGGATGCTCATCGCGATCTTTCTTCCGCTTAAACGACGGGAACAAATTATTAAACGTCGCGCGCCACGTCCGTCTCGCCAAATCCCGTAGGGTAGGTCTCGCCCGGTGATAGCAGAAATTCACCTCCGCGAGAACCGCGTCCATGGTACTCTTGCTCAGCGCAGTAAACTCTTTCCCCAACGCAGCCTTAACAGCGGCTTTATATTCGTCGGACCGGAATCGTTCTTCGTACGGCACCGCCCCTTCATCTTCACCAACACCCCCAACCACACCTCCAGCTGCACCTGCCGCTGTCCCAGATCCAGCGTTATCACCATCAGGAACATTCCACCTCCCCGCAACCCACTCCTTCTTATGCCGTATCAACTCGTCGACACAAACCTCGACTCGACTATTCCCATCGAACCGCACCAGCATCTCCCGGAAGACCTCGACTTTGACATCCGGGAAGACCCGGGCGAGTGTTTCTAGCGCGGTGTTGAGTTCTGCTTGTTCGCGGTGGTGTTCTTCGAGTTGTTCTTCTGTTTTTGGGAGAGTGCGGGTGCGGGAAGTTGTGAATGGGGTGCGGAGAatggtgctgctggtgctaTTGCTGGAGGAGGATGGGTGGTGGtcggtggaggaggagatgACAGACGTTGGACGCCATGGGTGTTTTGTTGAGGTTGATGGTCGGTGAAGGCGTCGTTGAttctggttgttgttgttgttgttagtTTCAGGTGTCGCCtgggatgaggacgaggaagatcTGGAGAAGCTAGGGACAGATAGCGAGAGCACCATAGTTGTTCAACTGCTTTGAATGAAGAAGGTGCTACATGATCGTAACGGTAGAGGCCAGTTGTGTTGTAGAGGGGTGGATACTGGAGGGTAGAGATGACGAGGTGTGACTTGACAGGTGCTCTTTTTCGGAGACTGCGGGGGCTTCTTTCAGCTGTGGTTATGTAACCCTccacttttctttttctactATGTATAGTATAGAGTGAGTCAGATTCAATGTCTTATTGGATTTCTTTCAGTCGTGTTTTTTATTGCTTTCTGTTTGAATGTCCAATGGTTATTGATCCGGCTTACATGTCAGCGCATCGCCAGATCGCCTCGTCTACGCCATAGATCGGAATGTACGGAGTTAGATCTGATCAAACCCAAGACAGAACAAAATAGAACATAAATTGCATCGTACAAACAAATCATATATACACATTCTGATACTCCGATGTCCCCCATTACCATATTACTAGTTTACAGCTTAGCCTTAGCGCCCTCCAAGAGCTCAGCGCCAGCGCCCGTAATCGCCGGCTTACCGGTCTCCACAACCGTAGCCTGGAAGACAACCGTGTTTCCTTCTTTCCACATCTCCGTCTTAAGAGTCTGACCGGGAAGAACGACACCAGCAAAGCGGACCTTGAGGTTCTTGAACTGGCCAAACTTGCCGAACACATGCTTGCCAGAGACACCCAGCGAGCACAGACCGTGCAGAATGGGAGTCTTGAAGCCGCCGACCTTGCTGAATTCGGGGTCGATGTGCAGAGGGTTGCGGTCGCCGTTCAGGCGGTACAGAGCGGCCTGGTCCTCCGAGGTCTTCTCCTCAACGACGGCGTCGGGCTGGCGCTGGGGAGCCTTGTACGGGTTGGTGGCGGCCTTGGGGCGAGCGGCAGCGGGTTTAGGAGAGCCACCAAAACCACCGCTACCGCGGATGAAAACAGTCGACTCGTTGTAGAAGAGGTCCTCGCCTGTCTTGGCGTCCTTAGTGGTGTAGCCGGCGACCACGAGGGCGGCGTTGCCCTTGTCGACGACGTCGATGAGCTTAGGGTAGGTGAGGGTGTTGGCGGCAGTGGGAATGGGGAACTTGCGGACCTCCATGTACTGCTCACCGTGCAGCAGCATCATGGGCGAGAAGTTGGCCACaatgtcttccatgttccaGGGAGTGGCCGTGTTGAACCAGGGAATCACGCCGTAGGTAGGCAGGGCCTGGAAGTGCTCGTTGTTTTCGTAGACTAGAGGGAGGTCTGTGCGCTTGGCACCCAAACTGAGGTTGTACAAAATGATGTCGCGGTCAACGTAGTCAAAGGGTGTACCGTCAGCAGACAgcttcttggccttctcAATGTTCTGCAGGATGCTGCTTTCGCCCTCGGAATCACCGCCCTTGCGGTTGGCCATGTTGGCCATGATTCTCTCAGCACCAGCCTGGCCGTCCTCGGGGTGGTCGGCACGGCCGTCATCAAAGTTGATGATCTTCTGCAAGTTCTTGGCAACCTCCTCGGGAGTCAGTTGCACGTCCACGGGGAAGCCATGACCGCCAGAGCGTTGCCAGCGGGTGGCGGAGAACCAGCCGCTACCGCACTCGTACAGACCCTTGGTGCCAGCTCCAGGGACGTTGTCGGAGCAAAGGAGAACGACCAAGGGAGCGACGTAGTCGGGCTTGAAAGCCTGGACCATCTCCTCGGGCATGATGGTACGGGTCATGTTGGTACCAGCGTTGGGGGCAATGGTGTTCACCTTGATGTTGTACTTGGCGCCTTCGAGAGCCAGAGTACGGGAGAAACCAAGGATACCGAGCTTGGCGGCAGCGTAGTTGGCCTGGCCAAAGTTACCGTAGATACCGCTCGTGCTAGCAGTGTTGACAATACGGCCATACTTCTGCTTAAGCATGTACGGCCAGGCAGCCTTGGTAACCTTGTAGGTACCGCGCAGGTGGACATTGACAACGGGGTTCCACAGGTTGTCGTCCATGTTGGTGAAAGCCTTGTCACGCAGGATACCAGCGTTGTTGACCAGGATATCGATACGTCCGAAGGCATCAATGGCAGACTTGACAACAGCATCACCATCCTCGCAAGAGGCCTTGTTGCCAACAGCCTTGCCACCCAACTTCTTGATTTCCTCAACAACAGGGTCGGGGTTGACCAAGTCGTTCACAACAATGGAGGCACCAAGCTTGGCAAACTGCAAAGCGTATGCGCGACCGAGACCACTGCCGGCACCGGTGATAAGGGCAACCTTGCCCTTGAAGTTGGGCTCCTCGCCAGCGGTAGCACTGGGCAATTTCAAGCCGTCTTCCAACAGGCTCATGAAGTCAGCAGGGCCGGTGGGATAGTCGGGCTGAGAGAAGTCGTTGACATCGTTCCACTTTCTAGCGATGGCGCCAGGGGTCAACGAAGCATCAGTCTTCAAGAGAGCACCCTTGGCACGCTCCCAGCGGAGCTTAGCCATGTGGCCACCGCCGACTTCAAAGATCGAGCCAGTCTCGGAAGTGTTCGAGGAGTGGACCAAGACAGCCACCAGGGGAACCACCCAATCGGGCTTCAGGTTCTCGAGAACATCGGGGGGCATAACAGTAGCGGTCATACGGCTTGCAGCTGTTGATGTTAGCAGGATTGATCACTTGTAAGATATAACCAACCAAGGGACGTACCAATAGGAGCGATAACATTGGCAATAATGTTATACTTGATACCCTCCTTAGCGAGGGTCTCCGTAAAGCCAACCTGACCCAACTTGGCAGCTATTCGCCATTAGCACTAAATCTAATATCCATAATATCGTAGGCTGCTCACCAGAATAATTAGCTTGCCCAAAGCTCCCGAACAACCCCGCCGCCGAAGCAGTGTTAATCACGCGCCCATACTTCTGTTTCCGGAAGTGCGGCCAGGCAGCCTTAGCACACTTATAAGCACCATACGTATGCACCTTGTTAATCAAATCCCAGTCCTGGTCCTTCATGTTCTTAAAGCTGACATCGCGCAGAATACCAGCGTTGTTGATGAGCACGTCCACGCGGCCGAAGTTCTGGATTGCGGTGTTGATGATGGCTTCGCCGTTCTCGACACTGTCGTAGTTGGCGACGGCCTTGCCGCCGGCGGACCGGATTTCGTTTACCACGACGTCTGCGGCCTTTTCACTTATTAGCTATTTGATATTTGATTGAAGGGGAAAGTGTCTGTGTATGTACCTTTGACGACTTGCCCTCGCCGGCGTGAGAACCGCCCAGGTCGTTAA
This Aspergillus chevalieri M1 DNA, chromosome 3, nearly complete sequence DNA region includes the following protein-coding sequences:
- a CDS encoding uncharacterized protein (COG:O;~EggNog:ENOG410PM7B;~InterPro:IPR002867,IPR044066;~PFAM:PF01485;~TransMembrane:1 (n2-10c20/21o467-493i)) — translated: MVLSLSVPSFSRSSSSSSQATPETNNNNNNQNQRRLHRPSTSTKHPWRPTSVISSSTDHHPSSSSNSTSSTILRTPFTTSRTRTLPKTEEQLEEHHREQAELNTALETLARVFPDVKVEVFREMLVRFDGNSRVEVCVDELIRHKKEWVAGRWNVPDGDNAGSGTAAGAAGGVVGGVGEDEGAVPYEERFRSDEYKAAVKAALGKEFTALSKSTMDAVLAEVNFCYHRARPTLRDLARRTWRATFNNLFPSFKRKKDRDEHPLLMWQRRADGEAVPKLKETGCAELDRELHEALLAPLLRQKQEEQEGRDYQLAEELNESEAKAADALYECECCLADVTFEQISTCSVAGHVICYGCIQRTVHEALFGQGWNKSVDMERSTLKCLAPLSHGNCEGSLHPGIVKQAILLDKAGFETHQKFEDRLASEALLKSQYKLIRCPFCSYAEVDPVYHPSVRGVRWRFRSNGALAAIILVIVYIDLICLLAVPALILWLMDPSAIPAILQNSLLNLCLKTRPKRFTCAHPACRRASCITCQKPWRDPHVCHEPLLLDLRATVEAARTAAVKRTCPRCGLSFVKSSGCNKLTCVCGYSMCYLCRKALGPPLEPALQLRRRRPLRRNQENIPPGEEEDIYEDNDQPEEPEGYRHFCEHFRPNPGSRCTECNKCDLYQSEDEDAVARRAGERAEREWRIRQGMTGGAGAVVPGVGNRNVNLDFSTEGKGKGKRGSEGMWWDNGKSDWNWKYWMVDMWSDGSWRVEGQTAVDWVVERVVVVDEI
- the mfp gene encoding putative peroxisomal multifunctional beta-oxidation protein (MFP) (COG:Q;~EggNog:ENOG410PHNB;~InterPro:IPR029069,IPR002539,IPR036291,IPR002347, IPR020904;~PFAM:PF00106,PF13561,PF01575,PF08659;~go_function: GO:0016491 - oxidoreductase activity [Evidence IEA];~go_process: GO:0055114 - oxidation-reduction process [Evidence IEA]), whose protein sequence is MSDLRFDNQTVVVTGAGGGLGKAYATFFASRGANVVVNDLGGSHAGEGKSSKAADVVVNEIRSAGGKAVANYDSVENGEAIINTAIQNFGRVDVLINNAGILRDVSFKNMKDQDWDLINKVHTYGAYKCAKAAWPHFRKQKYGRVINTASAAGLFGSFGQANYSAAKLGQVGFTETLAKEGIKYNIIANVIAPIAASRMTATVMPPDVLENLKPDWVVPLVAVLVHSSNTSETGSIFEVGGGHMAKLRWERAKGALLKTDASLTPGAIARKWNDVNDFSQPDYPTGPADFMSLLEDGLKLPSATAGEEPNFKGKVALITGAGSGLGRAYALQFAKLGASIVVNDLVNPDPVVEEIKKLGGKAVGNKASCEDGDAVVKSAIDAFGRIDILVNNAGILRDKAFTNMDDNLWNPVVNVHLRGTYKVTKAAWPYMLKQKYGRIVNTASTSGIYGNFGQANYAAAKLGILGFSRTLALEGAKYNIKVNTIAPNAGTNMTRTIMPEEMVQAFKPDYVAPLVVLLCSDNVPGAGTKGLYECGSGWFSATRWQRSGGHGFPVDVQLTPEEVAKNLQKIINFDDGRADHPEDGQAGAERIMANMANRKGGDSEGESSILQNIEKAKKLSADGTPFDYVDRDIILYNLSLGAKRTDLPLVYENNEHFQALPTYGVIPWFNTATPWNMEDIVANFSPMMLLHGEQYMEVRKFPIPTAANTLTYPKLIDVVDKGNAALVVAGYTTKDAKTGEDLFYNESTVFIRGSGGFGGSPKPAAARPKAATNPYKAPQRQPDAVVEEKTSEDQAALYRLNGDRNPLHIDPEFSKVGGFKTPILHGLCSLGVSGKHVFGKFGQFKNLKVRFAGVVLPGQTLKTEMWKEGNTVVFQATVVETGKPAITGAGAELLEGAKAKL